AATGAACTATAAAGTTGCTCAAAAAGGTTTAGAGTGTGATTGTGGATTAAGTGTAGGCGCTAATATGAAAGAGCTAATAGATAGTGGCAAGTTAGGTAAAGACTTGGCAAACATTACTTCTTTGTATACAGCCGCCGCCTCTGATGCTCGAATGAGGGGCTTATCTTTACCCGTTATGACTACAAACGGAAGTGGTAATCAAGGACTAACTGCCACTATTCCGGTATATGTTGCCGCAAAAGAGCTTGGCATAGATGGCATAAAACTTTTAAGGGCATTGGCGATAAGCCAAGCGTTAACTATTAAAGTAAAATCATCAATAGGTTTATTGTCTGCTTTATGTTCCTGTACCATTGCAGCTCCAATTGGATCTGCATCAGGTATCATTTATTTATTAGGTGGCGGCGCATTTGAGATGCAACAGCTTATTAGTAGCTTAACAGCAGATATTATTGGCGCTATTTGTGATGGTGCTAAACCAGGTTGTGCCTTAAAGGTTGCCAGCGGGGTCGCGACTGCTGTGAGACATGCCCTAATGATAATGAATGGTTTATGTGTTCCTTGCTCTAATGGTATAGTTGGTAGAACTGCCGAAGAGTGTATTGAAAATATTGGTGCAATTAGTAACCCTGGTATGATTAATACAGACAAAACAATATTAGATATTATGGTTCATAAAGGATTAAAAGATAAAAATAACGAGTGTTAGTTATAAAAATTAAGTAATTAAGAATATTGCTGTTATGTTTTAACATAGAGTTATTATAGAAATAACTAGTGAAAAATAACTCCTAAAATTTAGGTACTGAGGCATTTTTTTTGTGCAACAGTACCTTTTATTTTGAGCAATACTTTATACAATAGCTATATGACGTATGATATAATATTTTAGTAGGCTAATAAGTAATAATTATCAGTATTAATTGCAAAGATAATATACTTACTATTTAAAAAGAGCTTGCTTGAGGATGAAAAAATGAAAATACTAATTTTTAGTACGTTATCAGGATTGTCAACTGTAATAGGTGGTTTATTGGCCATTTGTTTTAAATCAAAACAAAGCAAAAACTATATTGCATTGATGTTAGGTTTGGCATCTGGGGTTATGGCATCGGTAGTTTTACTAGATTTATTACCAGAAGCAATAGCATATACTAATACTATTGGAGTTATTGCAGGGTTTGCTATAGGTATTTTAATTATGGTAACGCTTGAGTACCTCGTGCCTCATTTGCACAAGAGTCCAAAAGTTTGTGATTCTAACGAGTATTTAAAAATGGGTTTGTTTGTGGCATTGGGTATAGCCCTTCATAACCTACCAGAGGGTTTAGCAATTGGGGCTGGTTATCAGGCAGCACCAGAGCTAGGAGCAGTAATTGCACTTGCCATTGCCTTACACAATATTCCAGAGGGTTTGGGTTTATCTGTGCCACTATGTGTTGGTGGAATGAAACCCTTAAAGGTGTTATTTATATGTTTACTTGCAGGTATATTTACGCCTATAGGTACAATAATAGGTATGCTATTATTTACAATTAGCGAGTCCTTTATAGGTATATCATTAGCTACAGCGGCTGGAGCAATGACATATATAGTTGTTGATGAGCTTATTCCACAGGCCTGGCAACAAACTAAGTTATATACTGCTTTAGGTTTGGTTATTGGTATTTTGGTGGCATATTTAGCCCATTAATAGATTTTAACGGTATTTAAGAGAGAATGAATTTAATGAAAATAATAAAAACATCGCACGATGAAGCAATCGTTTTTACAACAAAAATTGATGCCAAAGCACAGCAGCAAATTAGTACTTTTGTTAGTCAAAAAGCCTTTAAAGGCAGTCATGTTCGCATTATGCCCGATGTTCATGCTGGTGCTGGTTGTGTTATAGGTTTTACGGCCAAATTAATAGATAAAGTTGTACCTAATATAGTAGGGGTAGATATTGGCTGTGGTATGCAGGTAACTAATTTGGGTAAAATAGAAATTAACTTCAAAGAGCTTGATAGTTATATTAGAAAAAGCATTCCACATGGTTTTGCTGTAAATAAGAAACCAACCATAGAATGGCCAAAAGGCCTACAGCAGAGAGTTAAAGAGGTCTCAGAACGAATAGGATCTAGTTATGAGCGCGATTTAAAATCTGCAGGGACTTTGGGTGGCGGAAACCACTTTATTGAAATTGCTAAAGGTAAAGATAAAAATAAATATCTTGTTATTCATAGTGGAAGCCGTAATTTTGGTTTAAAAGTAGCTGAGTATCACCAAAAAAAAGCAAAACATATATGTGAAGGATTAACTAAAAACAATATTTTACCAAAAGAGTTGGCTTATTTAACAGGTGAAGACATGAGTAATTATTTGCATGATATGCAAGTAGCAATTGAGTTTGCTGACTTTAGCCGTAAGATAATGAGTAAAAAAATAGTTGGTTTTTTGCAACTTAACTATTCTGATTTAGATAAATTTACAACAATTCATAATTATATAAACCTCAAAGATAAAATTATTAGAAAAGGAGCAATATCGGCTCATAACAATGAAAAAGTTATTATTCCTTTAAATATGAGAGATGGTTCTTTAATAGCAATAGGCAAGGGTAATGAAAACTGGAATTATTCTGCCCCTCATGGAGCTGGACGGGTTTTATCTAGAAAAGCCGCCAAAGAAAAGCTCAGTTTAGATAAATTTAAACATGAAATGAGAAATGTTTTTACAACCTCTATTAGTAAAAAAACACTGGATGAGAGCCCTATGGCATATAAAGGAATTAATCAAATAACAGACTTTATAACAGAAACAATTCAAATAGTTGATCAAATAAAGCCAATATATAACTTTAAAGCTAATTAACAATGGATGTGTTTTTAAATAGGTGCTGTAGCTCAATTTTTGAGTTACAACTCCTTTTTACTTTAAAGACTATAAATGTATCTAAAATATGATATAGTTAAATTTAGTAAAGGTGGGGTTGCGGTGTTTAAATTAAATAACAAGTTAAAGATTAAGCTTTTTTATACTGTAATAATAATATTGATGATTATCATTGGCTCTAGTAATAATAAATATGTTGATATGTTACAAAAAAGCTATCAACAAAGCTATTATAGATTTGGATCTATAAAAATAATAACACAAAAATTTGATTTAAATAATGCTACCCAAAAAAACATTGAAACAACCTTATTAATTATAGAAAATCAATTGCAAATAGTAGACCATAGCTTTAACAAGTTAGCTGCTATTGTTAATAGAGATAGTAGTGGTTTAAAGAAGCACTTAGATTACATATGCAATAATTTAAAGCAAGCTTTATTAACTAAAGATACTAAAAAATTTAACTTTGTAAAAGAGTACATAAATCATACCAATTCTAATTTTTACATTTATGAAGTATTTTTTGATGAAAGCCTAGATGGTAGAGTTGAGCGTTTACCATTAATAAATAAAATACAATTTAATAAAGTATATAATCGTCTTTTAAAGAGTTTAGGCAGAATAAAAAAAGATTATTAGTGGGTGCTAATTATGAGTTATAAATTAAAAAAACTAGTTTGTATAATTGTAATTATTATTTTAATTCAAGTTATTTTTAGTTTACATTTTAAACAAGTCAGATTACAAAAACTGTATTTACACAATACCATAGCAGAAATTAATAATATCAGTATATTATTAAAAAATAAGGCTATAGCTAGTCAGGATATTAATTCATTTATCAATAAATCTTATGTGATTAAATTACTGTATGATATTAAGAGTAATTCAATGGAGGTATTTTGTATTAAAAATAAACTCTTCTCCAGTTACTATTTTACAATTATTAATAGACTTGTTGAAGAAATTAAGGAATATATAGATAACCCAACTGAAGAACATCTACAGTGGATAGTATTTAGTCTTAAACAGCTAAGAAAAGCATATGAAAATACATTAAGTTATGTTAAAAATTCAGTTGTTTTAGTACCCTTTTATGGTATAAATAAATTAAGTGAAAGGTTTGTAAAAGAAGTTCATCTTAATTTAAATAGTATCTTGGAATAATAAAAATTATTTATATTTAATATAAGAATATATTATAATGCGTATGGATTTTTAACTAAATATGTGTATAATATAAGTGTAATCTAAAGCTTTTACAGAAGGGTTTGATTTTAAGTGAAGCAAGTAACAATGTTTATGTTAAAGAACTGTCCCCATTGTCAACGAGCAATAAAAATAATGGATCAGCTGATGTTAAAAGAAGAGTTTAAAAATATTGAAATTAAAATGATAGATGAGCAAAAACATTCGGATATAGCAGATAGATATGATTATTATTACGTACCCACTTATTATATTGATGATAAAAAAGTACATGAAGGAGTACCTACTAAAGAAAAATTACAGCTTGTATTAGAACAAGCAATTGCAAGTGAATAGTTGTTTAAAAGAGATTATTCTGACTTGAATAGTCTTTTTTTGCAGTGATGTCTCTTAAACAGTATTAAAAAGGCGATTTTACATAGTTAATTTATAAATGATTATATATATTTATTATTAGGGGAGAAAAAATGAAAAAATTATCAGTAAGAGATCATGAACTATATAAAAGTGTGTCTAATGCAAAATTCTTTAATAATGGTGCAAGTTTATTGTATAAAGTAACAAGAATGAGTTTAAAAGAGAATAAAAACATTGCTGATTTGTATGTGTATGATTTTAAAAAAGGACTCAGTAGCAAGCTAACTACTGATCAAAAAACAACAAACTATCTTAAGTACGATGAGCAAACAATTTTAGTACAACGAAAAGATAGTGATAAAACTTATGTAAATAAAATTGATATTGCTACAGGTGAGGAAAGTGAATTTTTTGTTATTGATTATAAGGTAGAAAAGCTTTTAAAAATAACAGAAAAAGTCTTTATTTTTTCAACAAAATATAACACTTTATATGATAGAACTGAGTTTAAGGTTGAAAATTATGATGATGGCACTCCTAAGAGTGCGCTACTAGCTGATTATTATTTTTTTGATGATGTTAAGTTTAGAAATAATGGAGAAGGCATTATAAATGGTATAAGAACAAGGCTTTACCTGTACGATGTAAACAGTGCTACTTCAACTCTTATTAGTAATGCTAATATGAATGTAGGTACTTTTGATTTCAATAACGAGCAGATTGTGTTCTCGAAAGTAGATACCAATAATCCTATGGCTTCAACAATGAGTTTATACAAATACAATATAAACACTAAACAAACTGAAAGTATCTTAAATAGTGGCACATATAACATAAGTAGCCTGCACTGTTTACCTAGTGGAGTTATTTTTACTGGGTACGACCTAAGGCATACACACGCACGTGAAAATGCTCAGCTGTATAGATTAAAAGATGGTACAGTAAAAAATATTTATCACAATACTATGGATATTAATAAGAGTGGTGGTTCAGATACCAAGCTT
This Clostridium sp. 'deep sea' DNA region includes the following protein-coding sequences:
- a CDS encoding thioredoxin family protein, with translation MKQVTMFMLKNCPHCQRAIKIMDQLMLKEEFKNIEIKMIDEQKHSDIADRYDYYYVPTYYIDDKKVHEGVPTKEKLQLVLEQAIASE
- a CDS encoding RtcB family protein; translation: MKIIKTSHDEAIVFTTKIDAKAQQQISTFVSQKAFKGSHVRIMPDVHAGAGCVIGFTAKLIDKVVPNIVGVDIGCGMQVTNLGKIEINFKELDSYIRKSIPHGFAVNKKPTIEWPKGLQQRVKEVSERIGSSYERDLKSAGTLGGGNHFIEIAKGKDKNKYLVIHSGSRNFGLKVAEYHQKKAKHICEGLTKNNILPKELAYLTGEDMSNYLHDMQVAIEFADFSRKIMSKKIVGFLQLNYSDLDKFTTIHNYINLKDKIIRKGAISAHNNEKVIIPLNMRDGSLIAIGKGNENWNYSAPHGAGRVLSRKAAKEKLSLDKFKHEMRNVFTTSISKKTLDESPMAYKGINQITDFITETIQIVDQIKPIYNFKAN
- a CDS encoding ZIP family metal transporter, whose translation is MKILIFSTLSGLSTVIGGLLAICFKSKQSKNYIALMLGLASGVMASVVLLDLLPEAIAYTNTIGVIAGFAIGILIMVTLEYLVPHLHKSPKVCDSNEYLKMGLFVALGIALHNLPEGLAIGAGYQAAPELGAVIALAIALHNIPEGLGLSVPLCVGGMKPLKVLFICLLAGIFTPIGTIIGMLLFTISESFIGISLATAAGAMTYIVVDELIPQAWQQTKLYTALGLVIGILVAYLAH
- a CDS encoding L-serine ammonia-lyase, iron-sulfur-dependent, subunit alpha, with the translated sequence MCLENTLLELIKKQTTPAMGCTEPVAVSLATAYAVNAVGGTVKKVKVKTDPNIYKNGMGVYVPNTGKIGLDVAAAIGAVGGNSQVGLEVLKDINQEHIKLMNKLIDSGNVEVSVLGEPGLLHIIAEVETDKGTGLAEIVKTHENLIRLEANGEVLLNKDYNFLSESKKDVCVLDKHCIDEIVGVIESYNEQDLAFLLEGALMNYKVAQKGLECDCGLSVGANMKELIDSGKLGKDLANITSLYTAAASDARMRGLSLPVMTTNGSGNQGLTATIPVYVAAKELGIDGIKLLRALAISQALTIKVKSSIGLLSALCSCTIAAPIGSASGIIYLLGGGAFEMQQLISSLTADIIGAICDGAKPGCALKVASGVATAVRHALMIMNGLCVPCSNGIVGRTAEECIENIGAISNPGMINTDKTILDIMVHKGLKDKNNEC